The Petrotoga sibirica DSM 13575 DNA window TTTGCTTTCATCCTTTATCTTCATTCGAAAGGTGGTGAAAGGTAGTTCTCAGTTTTTGGCTTTACAAAGACTTACACGCCATAGGTTCCATTTAGTTCATACACTCGCTTCTGAAAAGAATTGGATGCTTTCCAACATTTATCTGAAATTCAGTGAATTGGCTGTGAAAAATAGGGATAAGCCCTTTTCCAATATATACGGTGCTACGTCTTGTGCTGCTTTGACTGAGTTCTACTCTTTGGATGAGATAGTTTACAAACCCATTGGTGATTTAACTAAGTTCGTTATTGAAAAAAGTAAAAACAGGTTCAAAGATCCCGTGAAGGTTGCAACTCTTCTTAAACAAGCAGCCAATAATTCGTACAGATTAGACAAAATGGCTTATGAACCTTTGAATATCGCTATCTCTTCCTCCTTAAACGTAATAAAAGCCTTGGAAAAAGAAATAGAAACCGTTGATAAGGCTATTGAAAAAACGGTAAAAGGGCTTAATCCCATAGAATATAAATCACTCATCTCTGTCATTAAAGTTTCAGCCAGTAAGGGGAGATAATAAATTATTAACAAAAATTAACTCTGAAATAATTCCCAAGAGTGCTTATACCTAGAAATTTCTTCTACAAATCAGGCGAACTTTCTTTTCTTGCATCCTTAAAATTTATATTTTCTCTGTATCCCCATTCGTCAACCGTTATGATTATGTAAAAAACTTCTTCTCTATATCTACGTTTATGATGTTGCGCGTGTTTCCTAGATTATTTGCTCTTATCCATATAGCAAATCCTTCACAAATAGGTTATTCCATACTATTTTAGACCTTTTGTTTACGCAATTCCGAATAATAATCTTTAATAAAATTTTGCTTTACCTGCAGCTTGGAAAAGTTCAATTTTTTGAATTGCGACTTTTTTCATGTAATCAATACAAGGAGGTTGAATAACGTTTGGCTCTCTAAGATTTTGATCTTTAAGGATTTCACGCATTTTTTCAAAATAAGCTTTTTTAATATCGCTAGAAATGTTGATTTTATTGATTCCTAGCCTTACGGCTTCACTAATTTCACTATCTGGATTATTAGAACCTCCGTGAAGAACAAGAGGAATAGGTAAATTTTCCTTAATTTTTTTTAGTATTTCTAATTTTAGTTTAGGTTTCACGCCTTTAGGATAAAGACCATGAGAAGTTCCAATTGCAATTGCTAAGGCATCGATACCAGTTTTTTTTACAAAATAAACTGCATCATCTGGATTAGTATAAATTATTTCATTAATTTTTGTTTCTGATTCTGTATCAGTAGAGCCAATTGTACCTAGTTCTCCTTCTACAGAAATATTTACATAGTGTGCAATTTCAACCACTTTTTTGGTAAGATCAATATTCTCCTCAATTGGCAAATTAGATCCATCAATCATAACAGAAGTAAAACCACTTTGAATGGCAGTTACAATTTCTTTTAAAGAGGAACCATGGTCTAAATGAATACTAGCTGGTATTCTACTTTTATTAATCTTTTGAATTATTGATGTGATCATTTCTACACGTATATGAGCCAATTCATTGGGATGAATTGCTATAATAACCGGCGATTGTTTTTCTTCTACTGCTTCAAATATCCCATTAAACATTGAATAATCACTAATATTAAAAGCTGGAACTGCAAAATACTTCTTATTTGCAACCTCTAACAATTCTTTTAAATTCATTAACAAATAATAACACTCCTTCCTTTATTTTGGATTTTAATTTTTATTTAAATTATTAGCTCTTTACGGCTCCTGCAGTCATTCCACTGATAAAATATTTTTGAAAAATAAGAAATAAGATAACAACGGGTAAGGATCCAAGAACACTCATAGTCAACATTTCACTCCAGTTATAAGCATGCTGTCCCATTAATAAACTAATTCCAACTGGAACAGTTCGCATCTCTCTAGTTTTCGTTAATGTTAAGGCAAATAGATATTCGTTCCATGCACGTAAAAAAGTATACATTCCAACTGATATCAATCCTGGAACTGCTGAAGGGATTAGCACCTTCCACAAAGCATTAAGTCGAGTCCCTCCATCTATTCTTACTGCCTCGTCTAGTTCTTTGGGTAAAGTATTCATATATCCAGTCATTATTAGTATTGCATAGGGTAGTGTGAATAGTAAATAGGTTAAAATTAAAGCACCATAAGTGTTGTATAGTCTTAATGTAACTATTAAACTAAGATAGGGAATCAGCAAAGTAATAGGCGGAATTGCCTGCATACTAATAATCATAACATTAATAATTTTTTTTCCGGGGAAGTCAAATCTGCTAAAAGCATATGAAGCTAAGATACTGATAAATAAGGTTAAAAGTACCACAACACCGCAAATAAAATAACTGTTTAAAAAATAGCGTAATTTTTCAGGGCTTGTAAAAATTGAAAAATAGCTTTCCAAAGAAAAGTTCTCTGAAATCCAAATAGGAGGCCAAGCAAAAATCTCATTATTAGGTTTAAATGAATTTAGCACCATCCAAAAAACTGGAAAAGCTGGCCATAAACTTCCTACAGCAAGTAAAATAATGGTCAGGATTTTAATTCGTTGAGTTTTTTTCTTCTTATTCATTTTAAGCCTTCCCCTTTCTGCTGTTTGGCATAAAATATTGCTAAAACAATGCAAATCAATAAAACAATCACAGAAGTAGTTGCCGCTTTCGAATACTGAAAGCTACTAAAAGCTTGCTTATAAATATAAGTACTTAATGTTTCGCTTGCGTGAAGAGGTCCCCCACCAGTTGTCATCCAAATTAACGTGAATTGTTGTATAGTCCAAACCAAATCTAATGTTATTAAACTTAGCAAAATTGGTTTTAATTGAGGAATTGTAATATAAAAGAATTGGTTCATTGCATTTGCTCCGTCTATAGAGGAAGCCTCATATAACTCTTGTGGAATTCCTTGGAGCCCTGCTAGGAGACTAATCATATAAAAAGGATAACCAGACCAAATATTAATAATGGTAACTGAAACTAAGGCTAAATCTATTGAGCCTAACCAGTTAATGGATGTGTCAATAAAATTAAAAGTTTGTAATAAATAATTAACTATACCATTAGGATTTAGCAATAATCTCCATAGAATTGCAATAATCGCTTCAGTAAAAAGCCATGGTAAGATGAAAATAACTCTAAAAAGAGCTTTCGTTTTTTTTCCTATATATTTACTATTTAAAAGTAAAGCAAACATGATTCCCAGAATTAGATGAGCCAATACACTAATTCCAACAAAAAAAGTAGTATTTTTTAGAGCTGTGAAAAAGATTGGATCAGTCAAAACATCATAATAATTAGCTATGCCTACAAAAGTTGGATTTTTATTAATTATTACATTGTCAAAAAACGAAAAGAGTATCACCATAGTAATTGGAACTGCTATTAATACAATCATAACAATTAATGCAGGTGATAAA harbors:
- a CDS encoding ketose-bisphosphate aldolase gives rise to the protein MLMNLKELLEVANKKYFAVPAFNISDYSMFNGIFEAVEEKQSPVIIAIHPNELAHIRVEMITSIIQKINKSRIPASIHLDHGSSLKEIVTAIQSGFTSVMIDGSNLPIEENIDLTKKVVEIAHYVNISVEGELGTIGSTDTESETKINEIIYTNPDDAVYFVKKTGIDALAIAIGTSHGLYPKGVKPKLKLEILKKIKENLPIPLVLHGGSNNPDSEISEAVRLGINKINISSDIKKAYFEKMREILKDQNLREPNVIQPPCIDYMKKVAIQKIELFQAAGKAKFY
- a CDS encoding carbohydrate ABC transporter permease, yielding MNKKKKTQRIKILTIILLAVGSLWPAFPVFWMVLNSFKPNNEIFAWPPIWISENFSLESYFSIFTSPEKLRYFLNSYFICGVVVLLTLFISILASYAFSRFDFPGKKIINVMIISMQAIPPITLLIPYLSLIVTLRLYNTYGALILTYLLFTLPYAILIMTGYMNTLPKELDEAVRIDGGTRLNALWKVLIPSAVPGLISVGMYTFLRAWNEYLFALTLTKTREMRTVPVGISLLMGQHAYNWSEMLTMSVLGSLPVVILFLIFQKYFISGMTAGAVKS
- a CDS encoding carbohydrate ABC transporter permease translates to MVILFSFFDNVIINKNPTFVGIANYYDVLTDPIFFTALKNTTFFVGISVLAHLILGIMFALLLNSKYIGKKTKALFRVIFILPWLFTEAIIAILWRLLLNPNGIVNYLLQTFNFIDTSINWLGSIDLALVSVTIINIWSGYPFYMISLLAGLQGIPQELYEASSIDGANAMNQFFYITIPQLKPILLSLITLDLVWTIQQFTLIWMTTGGGPLHASETLSTYIYKQAFSSFQYSKAATTSVIVLLICIVLAIFYAKQQKGEGLK